A genomic region of Christiangramia sp. OXR-203 contains the following coding sequences:
- a CDS encoding adenylate/guanylate cyclase domain-containing protein, with the protein MKQNYLYEIIRLSYRFPLLTIIIKQVIFWIIAYGVLGFILYFSSLSIFEGTNSPFTLSVAMLILTVLIFGFMNGIILGIFEYFLNKKSNLNNSLGLTILIGSFAYFITIMGLISLTRLIIFWVLELLHMDIGFVEVILRDNWIYHYAILLVYTLFMTLIISFISQIEKILGPGYLLPILLGWFRYPREEERIFMFLDLSNSTRMAEQLGHIAYSNLIQECFLDINKMVKKYNAEIYQYVGDEIVVSWPLEGMKEYVYIEFFFGVMALLQERSKYYTDKFGVTPSFKAGAHVGVVTRVEVGNIKRNLAYHGDTLNVTARLEGLCKELDRSVLFSGALIKKTMVDKKYKVSSLGFRTLKGREAKLEVFSIN; encoded by the coding sequence ATGAAACAAAATTACTTATATGAGATTATTCGTTTAAGTTATAGATTTCCATTACTAACTATTATTATCAAACAGGTAATTTTTTGGATCATAGCTTACGGAGTGCTGGGCTTTATATTATATTTTTCAAGTCTTTCAATTTTTGAAGGCACGAATTCCCCATTTACCCTAAGTGTAGCAATGTTAATACTAACAGTATTAATATTTGGTTTTATGAATGGAATCATCCTAGGTATTTTTGAATACTTCTTAAATAAAAAATCCAATTTAAATAACAGCTTAGGTCTCACAATACTTATAGGAAGCTTTGCTTATTTCATAACAATTATGGGTTTGATAAGTTTAACAAGACTTATCATCTTTTGGGTATTGGAATTATTACATATGGATATAGGTTTTGTAGAGGTGATTTTAAGAGATAACTGGATATATCATTATGCTATCCTACTCGTCTACACCTTGTTTATGACCTTAATAATCAGTTTTATCAGCCAAATTGAAAAAATACTTGGTCCTGGCTACCTACTTCCTATTTTATTGGGCTGGTTTAGATATCCGAGAGAAGAAGAACGCATTTTTATGTTCCTGGATCTTTCTAACTCTACAAGAATGGCTGAACAATTGGGTCACATTGCCTACAGTAATCTTATACAGGAATGCTTTCTTGATATTAATAAGATGGTAAAAAAATATAATGCTGAAATATATCAATACGTGGGAGACGAAATTGTTGTAAGTTGGCCCTTGGAGGGCATGAAAGAATATGTGTATATAGAATTCTTCTTTGGGGTTATGGCACTTTTACAGGAGCGTTCAAAATATTACACGGATAAATTTGGTGTTACTCCGTCCTTTAAAGCCGGGGCTCACGTCGGTGTAGTTACCAGAGTTGAGGTAGGAAATATAAAAAGAAATCTTGCCTACCATGGAGACACTTTAAATGTGACTGCAAGATTAGAAGGATTGTGTAAAGAATTAGATAGATCTGTACTTTTTTCAGGCGCACTAATAAAAAAAACAATGGTAGATAAAAAATACAAGGTATCCTCCCTAGGATTTAGAACTCTTAAAGGTAGGGAGGCTAAATTGGAAGTATTTAGTATTAATTAA
- a CDS encoding efflux RND transporter periplasmic adaptor subunit — protein sequence MKKKTIIAIVVLLGVAVAFYLILQNNKKENERELSLVTQENTEVAVNTAIAKKERIGSMFTVNGTFLPTATANISAEISGQIGAVYVEEGDDVKKGQVIAKLIGDKANVNMENAKANLDNAVSNLNRYEAAYKTGGVTASQLDQAKLQVENARAQYQSAQLNSGDTNVRSKMSGVVNKKMVEVGMVVAPGTSIIEVVDISLLDLKVEVDESLVSQLKLGDSVKVTPSATKKTIDGRITFIAPASNGALKFPVEISVDNSQTNLRAGMYATAMFNQKGENNVLVIPREAFVGSVSDNRVFVIKEGIAYLTEISTGINYGNKVQVNNGLNEGDVVVTSGQINLTDNTAVKVIK from the coding sequence ATGAAAAAAAAGACAATCATCGCAATAGTAGTGCTATTAGGCGTAGCCGTAGCGTTTTACCTTATCCTACAAAACAATAAGAAAGAGAACGAAAGAGAATTAAGTCTCGTTACACAGGAAAATACAGAAGTAGCAGTGAACACTGCAATTGCAAAAAAAGAAAGAATTGGATCCATGTTTACGGTTAACGGCACCTTTTTACCCACAGCCACTGCAAATATTTCTGCCGAGATCTCAGGACAAATAGGAGCTGTGTATGTTGAAGAAGGTGATGATGTAAAGAAAGGTCAGGTAATAGCGAAACTAATTGGAGATAAAGCAAATGTCAATATGGAGAATGCAAAAGCCAATCTTGATAACGCTGTGTCTAACCTAAACAGATACGAGGCTGCTTACAAAACGGGGGGAGTAACTGCCTCACAGCTTGACCAGGCAAAACTACAGGTAGAAAATGCACGGGCGCAGTATCAATCTGCCCAACTAAATTCCGGCGACACCAATGTACGCTCAAAGATGAGTGGAGTGGTAAATAAAAAAATGGTTGAAGTTGGAATGGTCGTAGCTCCGGGAACATCAATAATAGAAGTAGTAGACATTTCTTTGTTAGACTTAAAAGTAGAAGTAGACGAATCTCTCGTAAGTCAACTTAAGCTTGGAGATTCAGTTAAAGTAACTCCAAGTGCTACCAAAAAAACCATTGACGGTAGGATAACTTTTATCGCTCCGGCCTCTAATGGAGCCTTAAAATTTCCTGTAGAAATTTCTGTAGATAATTCCCAAACAAACTTAAGAGCAGGAATGTATGCTACGGCAATGTTTAACCAAAAAGGAGAGAATAATGTACTTGTAATACCCCGGGAAGCTTTCGTGGGAAGCGTGAGCGACAACCGGGTTTTCGTTATAAAAGAAGGTATTGCATACCTCACAGAAATTAGTACCGGTATTAATTACGGAAACAAGGTGCAAGTAAACAATGGGCTTAATGAAGGAGATGTAGTGGTAACCAGCGGGCAGATTAACCTGACAGATAATACTGCAGTAAAAGTGATTAAATAA
- a CDS encoding site-specific integrase — MITIKIVQRTKKLTDGLYPIFLRVTKDRQTKYYKTPFSSEISEWSASTGTFNKKLKNHFQYNRLLVKIKDRAYQVAAEIEIQNPDYTLEDFDKLYRVTFNPVKNDVFAFFDEIVEEMTYAGRVGNAKSYKDTKTSVQIFHKSKKLSFREVNSTFLSKYDAFLRSRGGTDGGVGVKMRAIRALFNKAIERGIVKESLYPFKKYKISGLRGKGFKRALDFEEIMRIVNVDLSNHSHLVDTRNYFVFSFYTRGMNFADMMGLEWKDVEKNAIYYTRAKTKGNFSIAIMPPVREILDHYRINGYGNKYVFPLLYRENYTPTQLADRKHKMLGIYNKNLKELATICEITKNVSSYVARHSFANCLKQKGVATDVISESLGHQNLTVTQAYLKELDTQVVDKALEVLL, encoded by the coding sequence ATGATTACTATAAAAATTGTACAGAGAACAAAGAAATTAACCGATGGGTTGTACCCAATTTTCTTGCGTGTGACCAAAGATCGACAAACTAAATATTACAAAACCCCATTTAGTTCGGAGATTTCCGAATGGTCAGCTTCAACAGGAACCTTTAACAAAAAGCTGAAAAATCATTTTCAGTATAATCGGTTACTGGTAAAAATTAAGGATCGGGCTTACCAGGTAGCAGCGGAAATTGAAATTCAAAACCCCGATTATACACTGGAAGATTTTGATAAGCTTTATAGAGTTACCTTCAATCCAGTTAAAAATGATGTCTTTGCCTTTTTTGATGAAATAGTAGAGGAAATGACTTACGCCGGTCGTGTAGGAAACGCAAAGTCCTATAAAGACACTAAAACATCGGTGCAAATTTTTCATAAGAGCAAAAAACTTAGTTTTCGGGAAGTTAACTCTACTTTTTTAAGTAAATATGATGCTTTCTTAAGGTCCAGAGGTGGAACCGACGGAGGGGTTGGAGTAAAGATGAGAGCCATAAGGGCATTGTTCAACAAAGCCATAGAACGCGGAATTGTGAAAGAAAGTTTATACCCCTTTAAGAAATATAAAATTTCAGGCTTAAGAGGCAAAGGTTTTAAACGTGCCCTGGATTTTGAAGAAATAATGCGCATTGTTAATGTAGATTTGAGTAATCATTCGCATTTAGTTGATACCAGAAACTACTTTGTTTTTAGTTTCTATACTAGGGGAATGAACTTTGCCGACATGATGGGTCTCGAATGGAAAGATGTGGAAAAAAATGCTATTTATTACACCCGGGCTAAAACCAAAGGAAATTTCTCAATTGCCATAATGCCCCCTGTAAGAGAAATTCTTGACCATTACCGAATTAATGGGTATGGAAATAAATATGTATTTCCATTACTGTATCGTGAAAACTATACTCCTACCCAACTTGCAGATCGAAAACATAAAATGCTAGGGATCTATAACAAAAATCTAAAGGAACTGGCTACAATATGTGAGATCACAAAAAACGTTAGCAGTTATGTGGCCAGGCATAGTTTTGCTAATTGCCTTAAACAAAAAGGGGTTGCAACTGATGTGATTAGCGAATCTTTAGGACATCAAAACCTAACTGTAACCCAGGCATATTTAAAAGAATTAGATACTCAGGTTGTGGATAAAGCGCTGGAAGTATTGTTGTAA
- a CDS encoding efflux RND transporter permease subunit yields MKLAEVSIKRPSLVIVMLALLIIGGLFSYSQLNYELIPKFEVKVVTVMTVYPGASPAEVENTVSRKIEDAVSSLENIKKIQTSSFESLSVVTIQFNNEADVDFALNEAQRSINAIRSDLPDDIDEPSLSQVSVSDMPIMSLGVTADLSENELYDLIDQKIQPAFSRLTGVAQVNLVGGQEREIRVNLDPNRLQGYGLTVPMVQQIITASNLDFPTGNLKTRENTTLIRLAGKIQSVDKLRNLTIASQNGQNIKLSDIAEIQDTQKEVEKIARINRDNTILLQVQKQTDANAVAVSELVQENISEIEQQYADQGVDINIANDNSVFTLEAANSVIKDLFIAIGLVAFVMLFFLHSYRNALIVMVAIPTSLIATFIGMWLLGYSLNLMSLLALSLVVGILVDDAIVVIENIHRHMEMGKNKVRAAYDGASEIGFTVTAITLVIVVVFLPIALSDGLVADIIRQFCVTVVIATLLSLLVSFTVVPWLFSRFGKLELISNKSFFGKIIHKFEKGLTWFTEEVTKILKWSLDNKVKTFVVVAGLFISSIALVAMGYIGSNFFPSTDRGEFLVQLEIDKDASIEETNFITQKAENYLSQIPEVERLITTVGQSSSGGMGGAQATNNKSEVSVTLVDQSEREEKTSVIAARIKRDLEQKLVAADVTTVSVGLVGVEAAPLQMTITGNSFEEALAYAKAAEQALTTVEGATEIESSVEEGNPEISVNVNRDKMTSLGLNVATVGQTMRTAFSGNTDNKFRTGNNEYDINIIFDEASRNNIEDVQNIQFTNNNGELINLAQFADISYESGPSLLERYDRSPSVTISAQTVGKTLGAVAQEWEEKLANIERPKGVEWTWGGNMENQSEGFGTLGIALLAAIMLVYMIMVVLYDDFIKPFIVLFSIPLSFIGALWALALTDQSLNIFTILGIIMLIGLVAKNAILLVDFANHRLAHGEKIRTALIQANHARLRPILMTTIAMVFGMLPIALASGAAAEMNNGLAIVIIGGLLSSLFLTLVIVPVVYLIFVRLEEKFSSKEKQDYDKLMHAEYEHLNPKSELEF; encoded by the coding sequence ATGAAATTAGCAGAAGTATCTATAAAAAGGCCCAGTCTTGTAATCGTGATGCTTGCATTACTTATTATTGGAGGTCTTTTCAGCTATAGTCAATTAAACTATGAGTTGATTCCAAAATTCGAAGTAAAGGTAGTAACCGTTATGACGGTTTATCCCGGGGCTTCACCTGCCGAGGTGGAAAATACGGTATCCCGCAAGATCGAAGATGCTGTTTCTTCTCTTGAGAATATTAAAAAAATACAGACAAGTTCCTTTGAAAGTCTGTCGGTAGTAACCATTCAATTTAATAATGAAGCTGATGTAGATTTTGCGTTGAATGAAGCACAAAGAAGCATAAACGCTATTCGTTCAGATCTTCCGGATGATATTGACGAACCTTCCCTCTCGCAGGTTTCGGTTTCTGATATGCCTATAATGAGTCTGGGAGTTACTGCAGATCTTTCAGAAAATGAATTATATGATTTAATTGATCAAAAAATTCAACCTGCTTTTTCACGTCTTACAGGGGTTGCTCAGGTAAACCTTGTAGGTGGCCAGGAAAGAGAAATTAGGGTGAATTTAGATCCTAACAGGCTTCAGGGTTATGGGCTTACTGTACCAATGGTACAGCAAATAATCACTGCGTCAAACCTGGATTTTCCGACTGGAAATTTAAAAACTAGAGAGAATACTACACTTATTCGTCTTGCGGGAAAAATACAGTCTGTAGATAAGCTTAGAAACCTTACCATAGCTTCACAAAACGGGCAGAACATTAAACTTTCTGATATTGCTGAAATTCAGGATACTCAAAAAGAAGTTGAAAAGATTGCACGTATAAATCGTGATAATACGATCCTGCTCCAGGTTCAAAAGCAAACTGATGCAAATGCAGTGGCCGTAAGTGAACTTGTACAGGAAAATATCAGTGAAATTGAACAGCAGTATGCTGATCAGGGTGTGGATATAAATATTGCCAATGACAATTCTGTCTTTACGTTGGAAGCAGCAAACTCAGTAATAAAAGACCTTTTCATCGCAATAGGTCTTGTGGCTTTCGTAATGTTATTTTTCCTGCATAGTTACAGGAATGCTCTTATTGTAATGGTAGCAATTCCAACATCGTTAATTGCAACCTTTATAGGGATGTGGTTATTGGGATACAGTCTTAACCTAATGAGTTTGCTTGCACTTTCATTGGTTGTAGGTATCCTTGTAGATGATGCCATTGTGGTTATTGAAAACATTCACCGTCATATGGAGATGGGTAAGAACAAAGTACGTGCCGCCTACGATGGTGCTTCAGAAATTGGATTTACAGTAACGGCGATCACTCTGGTGATTGTAGTAGTATTTTTACCAATTGCATTAAGTGACGGTCTAGTGGCCGACATTATTAGACAATTCTGTGTAACTGTAGTTATAGCAACTTTACTGTCTTTATTGGTTTCCTTTACCGTAGTGCCTTGGTTATTTTCAAGATTTGGAAAATTGGAGCTTATAAGCAATAAATCATTCTTTGGAAAAATCATCCATAAGTTTGAAAAAGGTTTGACCTGGTTTACAGAGGAAGTAACAAAAATCCTGAAATGGTCTTTAGATAATAAAGTAAAAACCTTTGTAGTTGTAGCTGGGCTCTTCATAAGTTCAATCGCCCTAGTGGCAATGGGTTATATTGGTTCCAACTTTTTTCCTTCAACCGATAGGGGCGAATTTTTAGTTCAATTGGAAATAGATAAAGACGCCTCCATTGAAGAGACAAATTTTATCACTCAAAAAGCAGAGAATTACCTTTCACAAATTCCTGAAGTAGAAAGACTAATTACCACTGTGGGGCAATCCAGTAGTGGAGGTATGGGAGGTGCACAGGCAACCAATAACAAATCAGAAGTATCGGTTACCCTGGTGGATCAATCTGAAAGAGAGGAAAAAACTAGCGTTATAGCTGCGAGGATAAAACGAGATCTGGAACAAAAATTAGTTGCAGCCGATGTTACTACTGTTTCTGTTGGATTGGTTGGAGTTGAAGCTGCACCTCTTCAAATGACCATAACAGGGAACTCTTTTGAGGAAGCTTTAGCTTATGCAAAAGCTGCTGAACAAGCATTAACAACTGTAGAAGGAGCAACCGAAATTGAAAGTAGTGTTGAGGAAGGAAATCCTGAGATTTCTGTAAATGTAAACAGAGATAAAATGACTTCCCTGGGATTAAATGTTGCTACAGTTGGTCAAACAATGCGTACAGCTTTTAGTGGAAATACCGACAATAAATTTCGAACTGGAAATAATGAATATGATATCAATATTATTTTTGATGAAGCCTCAAGAAACAATATAGAAGACGTGCAAAACATCCAGTTCACCAATAACAATGGAGAATTAATAAACCTGGCACAGTTCGCTGATATTAGTTATGAATCAGGTCCTTCCTTATTAGAGCGTTATGATAGGTCTCCTTCTGTAACTATTTCTGCCCAAACCGTAGGGAAAACCTTGGGAGCAGTAGCGCAGGAATGGGAAGAAAAACTAGCAAATATTGAGCGGCCAAAAGGTGTGGAATGGACCTGGGGTGGAAACATGGAAAATCAAAGTGAAGGTTTTGGAACCTTAGGAATTGCGCTATTGGCTGCTATTATGTTGGTATATATGATTATGGTGGTGCTGTATGATGATTTTATTAAACCATTTATTGTATTGTTTTCCATTCCGCTTTCATTTATAGGTGCATTGTGGGCACTGGCTTTAACTGATCAGAGTTTGAATATTTTTACCATTCTTGGTATCATTATGTTAATAGGCCTGGTGGCGAAAAATGCCATTTTGCTGGTTGATTTTGCTAATCATAGGTTAGCCCATGGAGAAAAGATAAGAACAGCTTTAATCCAGGCAAACCACGCCAGGCTTCGTCCTATTTTGATGACCACAATTGCAATGGTTTTTGGAATGCTACCAATTGCTCTGGCATCTGGCGCAGCAGCGGAAATGAACAATGGTTTAGCCATCGTTATTATTGGAGGCCTATTATCCTCGTTATTCCTTACCCTAGTCATTGTACCGGTGGTTTACCTGATCTTTGTTCGGCTTGAAGAGAAATTCTCTTCTAAAGAAAAACAAGATTATGATAAATTAATGCATGCAGAATACGAGCACCTCAATCCAAAGAGTGAGCTTGAATTCTAG
- a CDS encoding porin, giving the protein MIHIRISVLILCLFLATGLGAQELGNVKFGEGLLNFTARDSSFSVEFAPRFQFRSLTTWNHNGEEYMDPEQNFLIRRARLKFDGFALTPKLVYKIELGLSNNDISGANQFTSNSPRYILDAVLKWHFHKNFELWAGQAKLPGNVERVISSASLQLIDRSILNSAFNLDRDIGLQLHHRFKLGEKFVIKEKLAFSQGEGRNITSGSQGGMEYTGRLEFLPFGEFLEKGDYFQADLEREPSPKLMLGAVYDMNNDAVRTRSNLGSFMLLEDGTLYKTDIQTFFLDAVFKYRGISVMAEYAYRDAEDPIARIQGENQTAEYRVLEGQGINFQTAYLFKSNYEIAARYSRNDYTDIIEVDDVEQYTLGGSKYIVGHKLKVQADINYSKKAGIEDFISFRTGFEFHF; this is encoded by the coding sequence TTGATACATATTAGAATCAGCGTGCTTATTTTATGCCTGTTCCTAGCGACAGGACTGGGAGCTCAGGAATTGGGTAATGTGAAGTTTGGTGAAGGTCTGCTGAATTTCACTGCCAGGGATAGTTCCTTTAGTGTGGAGTTTGCTCCAAGATTTCAGTTTAGATCACTTACTACCTGGAATCACAATGGGGAAGAATACATGGATCCAGAACAAAATTTCCTGATTAGAAGAGCCAGGCTAAAATTTGATGGATTCGCCCTTACCCCAAAACTGGTTTATAAGATCGAACTTGGCCTTTCAAATAATGATATTTCCGGAGCGAATCAGTTTACCTCCAATTCGCCGCGGTATATTCTTGATGCAGTTCTTAAATGGCATTTTCATAAGAACTTCGAACTGTGGGCTGGACAAGCCAAACTTCCTGGAAATGTGGAAAGGGTGATTTCTTCAGCCAGTTTGCAGCTAATAGACCGATCTATTCTAAACAGCGCCTTTAATCTTGATAGAGATATCGGACTTCAGCTACACCATAGATTCAAACTGGGAGAAAAATTCGTGATCAAAGAGAAGCTGGCATTTTCGCAGGGAGAAGGACGAAATATTACCAGCGGTAGCCAGGGAGGAATGGAATATACAGGGAGACTTGAGTTTTTGCCCTTTGGTGAATTTCTTGAAAAAGGAGATTATTTCCAGGCAGATCTTGAAAGAGAACCGTCACCTAAACTAATGCTGGGAGCAGTGTACGATATGAATAATGATGCCGTAAGAACTAGAAGTAACCTGGGAAGTTTTATGCTGTTGGAAGATGGGACACTTTATAAAACCGATATCCAAACGTTTTTTCTTGATGCGGTTTTTAAATACCGCGGAATTTCTGTAATGGCAGAATATGCCTATCGTGATGCAGAAGATCCAATTGCCAGGATTCAGGGAGAAAATCAGACAGCTGAGTACAGGGTGCTGGAAGGGCAGGGAATAAATTTCCAAACTGCGTACCTTTTCAAAAGTAATTATGAAATCGCAGCAAGGTATTCAAGAAATGACTATACCGATATTATAGAAGTAGATGATGTAGAGCAATACACCCTTGGGGGATCTAAATATATTGTAGGACATAAACTTAAAGTACAGGCAGATATAAATTATTCGAAGAAGGCTGGAATAGAGGATTTTATCTCATTTAGAACAGGCTTCGAATTTCACTTTTAA
- a CDS encoding inorganic phosphate transporter, translating into MENIYLLMLVALVVLAIADLVVGVSNDAVNFLNSAIGSKAISFKTIMIVASVGIFIGAVFSSGMMEVARKGIFMPGQFYFDEIMIIFMAVMITDILLLDFFNTLGMPTSTTVSIVFELLGAAVVMALIKIGASDTQTLADLSNYINTDKATEIISGIFLSVVIAFTIGALVQWLSRLVFTFEYEKKIKNFGSIFGGICLAAISYFIIFKGMKGTPYYDSFKDVLSTQVYTVIAVSFLFWTLFSYLFMKIFKKSILIFVIAVGTFGLALAFSGNDLVNFIGVPMAAYHSYEAWAASGQISTEFSMEVLRDKVPAEPILLFISGAIMVLTLWFSKKAKSVAETEIGLSRQGHGTEKFDPNMLSRALVTGTTKLADTFRVVIPGGMRRKIGRSFSKPDDILVGDKAEEQPAFDMIRAAINLTVAGVLISIATSYKLPLSTTYVTFMVAMGTSLADKAWGRESAVYRVAGVLKVIGGWFFTAFSAFSAAGILTYIIFLGKGPAIAILLLAAIGLLVRNYISHKNKETAKADKSGLKKSESKTVQGIILESADNISNVVSRSNKIFSDTFAGLSKQDKKKLKKSKKGVEKLESEIEDLRDQIFFFIKSLDETSVRGSSFYISILGHLTDIAQSLEYISKKSYKHVNNNHKPLRYNQLLDLKEIDDILSELLTEIEVIFNNREFQDISGVVAKKDVVLQRISEKIEKQVSRTRTEESSPKNTTLYFNLLLETKDLMKAIMSLMEEYNSSYKKV; encoded by the coding sequence ATGGAAAATATTTACTTGTTGATGCTGGTTGCATTAGTGGTTCTTGCCATTGCCGATTTGGTGGTTGGGGTTAGTAATGATGCCGTTAACTTCCTGAACTCCGCGATTGGCTCCAAAGCGATCTCATTTAAAACGATCATGATCGTGGCCAGTGTAGGAATCTTTATTGGTGCTGTTTTTTCCAGCGGTATGATGGAGGTAGCCAGAAAAGGTATTTTTATGCCTGGTCAGTTCTATTTTGACGAGATCATGATCATATTCATGGCTGTGATGATCACAGACATTCTCCTGCTGGATTTTTTCAACACGCTGGGAATGCCAACTTCAACAACAGTTTCCATTGTCTTCGAATTACTTGGAGCAGCAGTAGTAATGGCGCTTATCAAGATTGGAGCTTCAGATACTCAAACGCTGGCAGATCTTTCCAACTATATCAATACAGATAAAGCTACCGAAATTATATCTGGTATATTCCTATCTGTAGTGATCGCATTTACCATAGGAGCGCTGGTACAGTGGTTGTCCCGTTTGGTCTTCACCTTCGAATACGAGAAGAAGATCAAGAATTTTGGTTCTATTTTCGGAGGAATCTGTCTTGCAGCCATCAGTTATTTCATCATTTTCAAAGGGATGAAAGGAACCCCTTACTACGATAGTTTTAAAGATGTTCTTTCTACACAGGTTTATACTGTGATCGCAGTTAGTTTCCTTTTCTGGACACTTTTCAGCTATTTGTTCATGAAGATCTTTAAGAAAAGTATCCTCATCTTCGTGATTGCAGTAGGAACTTTTGGTCTGGCACTGGCATTCTCAGGGAATGACCTGGTAAACTTTATTGGAGTTCCAATGGCAGCTTACCACTCCTATGAAGCCTGGGCAGCATCTGGCCAGATCTCTACAGAATTCTCTATGGAAGTGCTACGTGATAAAGTACCGGCAGAACCAATATTACTATTTATCTCTGGAGCTATTATGGTACTTACACTCTGGTTTTCTAAGAAAGCAAAGAGTGTGGCCGAAACTGAAATTGGTCTTTCGAGACAGGGACATGGAACTGAAAAGTTCGATCCAAATATGCTTTCCCGCGCACTTGTAACAGGAACTACAAAGCTTGCCGACACTTTTAGAGTTGTGATTCCAGGCGGAATGCGTAGAAAGATTGGTCGTAGCTTCAGCAAACCCGACGATATACTTGTTGGGGATAAAGCAGAAGAACAACCTGCTTTTGATATGATTCGCGCTGCAATTAACCTTACCGTTGCCGGAGTATTGATCTCTATCGCTACTTCTTATAAATTGCCATTATCTACTACTTACGTAACTTTTATGGTAGCTATGGGAACTTCCCTGGCAGATAAAGCCTGGGGTAGAGAAAGTGCGGTATATCGCGTTGCAGGAGTTTTGAAAGTAATTGGAGGTTGGTTCTTCACTGCATTTAGCGCATTCTCTGCGGCAGGAATTTTAACTTATATTATTTTCCTCGGAAAAGGACCTGCAATTGCTATTCTACTGCTGGCAGCCATAGGTTTACTTGTTAGAAACTATATTTCACATAAGAACAAAGAAACCGCTAAAGCCGATAAGTCTGGCTTGAAGAAATCTGAAAGTAAGACCGTTCAGGGGATCATCCTTGAAAGTGCTGATAATATTTCTAATGTGGTAAGCAGATCCAACAAGATCTTCTCTGATACCTTTGCCGGATTATCCAAACAGGATAAGAAGAAGCTAAAGAAGAGTAAGAAGGGTGTGGAGAAACTTGAGTCTGAGATCGAAGATCTAAGAGACCAGATTTTCTTTTTTATTAAAAGTCTGGATGAAACAAGTGTACGTGGAAGTAGTTTTTATATTTCAATTCTTGGGCATCTTACAGATATCGCTCAATCACTAGAGTATATTTCCAAGAAAAGTTACAAGCACGTGAATAATAATCACAAACCGCTACGATATAATCAGCTTTTAGATCTTAAAGAGATCGATGATATTTTAAGCGAATTACTAACAGAGATCGAAGTGATCTTTAATAACAGGGAGTTCCAGGATATAAGTGGAGTCGTTGCTAAAAAAGATGTAGTGCTGCAGAGGATTTCTGAAAAGATCGAAAAACAGGTGTCAAGAACAAGAACTGAAGAATCCAGTCCTAAGAACACCACCTTGTACTTCAATTTATTATTGGAAACTAAAGATCTAATGAAAGCGATCATGAGTCTTATGGAAGAATACAATTCCAGTTACAAAAAGGTATAA
- a CDS encoding TetR/AcrR family transcriptional regulator, with protein sequence MEKDTELLSKVSQIFLKNGAKTVTMDEIARELRVSKKTLYEKYQNKDILLEEVLSYSLEKVLEKLNDLDETIENAIERMFARDTEIEKASRTNDSIFLRQLLKYYPQIFNKHMLYFSGKLSEILMHNVERGRSQGLYRKDFDAYFYSKLFFQMTMSYDNTPYLDNQEISRSRYQEEALLFYMNAITTEKGKEVMRGLEIKKL encoded by the coding sequence ATGGAAAAAGATACAGAATTATTAAGTAAGGTTTCCCAGATTTTTCTAAAGAATGGTGCCAAGACTGTGACCATGGACGAGATTGCAAGGGAACTTCGGGTTTCTAAAAAGACACTTTATGAAAAGTATCAAAATAAAGATATACTTCTTGAGGAGGTGTTAAGTTACAGTTTAGAGAAAGTCCTGGAAAAATTGAATGACCTGGATGAAACAATCGAGAATGCCATAGAAAGAATGTTTGCCAGAGATACAGAAATTGAAAAGGCATCAAGAACCAATGATTCCATCTTTCTTCGTCAACTCCTGAAGTATTATCCCCAGATCTTCAATAAACATATGCTATATTTTTCCGGAAAACTTTCGGAAATACTTATGCATAATGTTGAAAGAGGAAGAAGTCAAGGCTTATACCGAAAAGATTTTGATGCCTATTTTTATTCGAAATTATTTTTCCAAATGACTATGAGCTATGATAACACCCCTTATCTGGATAACCAAGAGATAAGCAGGTCCAGGTATCAGGAGGAAGCTCTCTTATTCTATATGAATGCAATTACCACCGAAAAGGGCAAAGAAGTAATGAGAGGTCTTGAAATAAAAAAATTATAA